One Bacillus amyloliquefaciens DSM 7 = ATCC 23350 DNA window includes the following coding sequences:
- a CDS encoding virulence-associated E family protein, which yields METALKNRVQHDGSITIAIGRNRWDKAWRNKDMLWSDLLKKLATPNYTNETYAEYKKMSKSQQDQIKDVGGFVGGSLKGGRRKTDTVAWRQVVTLDADFIKGDLWASVEMMYDFACTAYSTHKHSKETPRLRLVIPLRRAVTPDEYQAVSRKLAADIGIDFFDDTTYQPHRLMYWPSTSQDGEYVFKLQDEAWLDPDEVLASYEDWTDPSYWPESSRIQKNRQKLADKQGDPHEKNGMVGAFCRTYSIPEAIETFLSDVYEEAGPGRFTYKEGSTNGGLILYDDEKFAFSHHGTDPVGGLLVNAFDLVRIHKFGMHDEEADPNTPVVRLPSFTAMSDFALQDKNVKRTIGQEKLSQASEEFGAIEDSAMDWLEHLDVKKNGDILSTAKNIILILQNDPRLAGKIAWNDFSHRAAVLGDLPWRKLSEGDYWMDRDDASLRNYLETIYKISGQGKVHDALMEVQGKNKFHPVQDYLNSLEWDGLPRLDSLFIEYLGAEDTEYVRAVTRKIFTAAVGRVLKPGLKFDNVLVMVGPQGVGKSFIIKKLGMGWHSDSITTVQGKEAYEQLQGAWLIELAELSATRKAEAEAVKHFISKQEDSYRVAYGRQISVFPRQCVFFGSTNDVTFLKDRTGNRRFWPVVVAAQERSKSIWRDLNQYEIDQIWAEAVDCWHEKEPLYLTGELEEAAKEAQELHTEDSAKAGLIEEYLNTLLPEDWDKKDISERRNFLQGYDFEGEKQGSVKRTRVCAMEVWVELFGGDPKQMTPIQAREINDILRRLPGWAPYTESRGRMKFGRLYGVQRAFVRVN from the coding sequence ATGGAAACAGCTTTGAAAAATCGAGTACAGCATGACGGGTCTATCACCATCGCAATAGGGCGCAACCGATGGGATAAGGCTTGGAGAAATAAGGACATGCTTTGGTCTGATCTGCTGAAAAAATTAGCAACGCCAAACTATACGAATGAGACCTATGCAGAGTATAAAAAAATGTCCAAGTCACAGCAGGACCAGATAAAAGACGTTGGCGGATTCGTAGGCGGCTCATTAAAGGGCGGCCGCCGAAAGACTGACACGGTGGCCTGGCGCCAAGTTGTTACTTTGGATGCTGATTTTATAAAGGGCGATCTTTGGGCATCGGTGGAAATGATGTATGACTTTGCTTGTACGGCTTATTCAACGCATAAGCACAGCAAAGAGACGCCGCGGCTCCGGTTAGTGATTCCGTTAAGGCGGGCGGTAACGCCTGATGAATACCAGGCAGTATCCCGCAAACTTGCGGCCGACATCGGCATTGATTTTTTCGATGATACGACGTATCAGCCACACCGATTGATGTACTGGCCGTCAACTTCTCAAGACGGCGAATATGTTTTTAAGCTGCAGGACGAGGCCTGGCTCGACCCTGATGAGGTTTTAGCCAGTTACGAAGACTGGACCGATCCTTCATATTGGCCGGAGTCATCCAGGATTCAAAAGAATCGCCAAAAGCTTGCAGATAAGCAAGGCGACCCGCATGAGAAAAACGGAATGGTCGGAGCTTTCTGCCGAACGTACTCAATTCCGGAAGCTATTGAAACGTTTCTATCTGATGTCTATGAAGAGGCGGGGCCGGGCCGGTTCACTTATAAAGAAGGGTCCACTAATGGGGGGTTAATTCTCTATGATGATGAAAAATTTGCTTTTTCGCATCACGGCACAGACCCCGTCGGGGGCTTGCTCGTCAATGCTTTCGATTTAGTTCGTATCCATAAATTCGGGATGCACGATGAAGAAGCCGACCCAAACACACCCGTTGTCCGGCTCCCGTCCTTCACTGCGATGTCGGATTTTGCTTTGCAAGATAAAAACGTGAAACGCACGATCGGACAGGAAAAACTATCCCAAGCAAGTGAAGAGTTCGGAGCTATTGAGGATTCGGCAATGGACTGGCTGGAACATTTAGACGTAAAGAAAAACGGCGACATCCTCTCAACGGCCAAGAACATTATTTTGATTCTGCAGAATGACCCACGGCTTGCTGGGAAGATCGCATGGAATGACTTTTCGCATCGGGCCGCCGTCTTAGGGGATTTACCTTGGCGCAAGCTGTCAGAGGGGGATTACTGGATGGATAGGGACGACGCTTCACTACGGAACTACCTTGAAACAATTTATAAAATCTCGGGGCAAGGCAAGGTCCATGATGCACTTATGGAAGTTCAGGGAAAGAATAAATTTCATCCGGTCCAAGACTATCTCAATAGCCTGGAATGGGACGGGCTTCCCCGGCTTGATTCTCTTTTTATCGAGTACCTGGGCGCCGAGGATACGGAATATGTCCGGGCAGTTACAAGAAAGATTTTTACGGCAGCAGTCGGCCGCGTTCTTAAGCCAGGTCTGAAATTCGATAACGTTTTAGTCATGGTGGGGCCACAGGGCGTCGGAAAAAGCTTCATCATTAAAAAGCTTGGCATGGGCTGGCATTCCGATTCAATCACTACTGTGCAAGGAAAGGAAGCCTATGAACAATTGCAAGGGGCCTGGCTGATTGAGTTGGCCGAGCTGTCCGCAACCCGGAAAGCTGAGGCGGAAGCCGTCAAACACTTTATTTCTAAACAAGAGGACAGCTATCGGGTAGCGTATGGCCGACAAATTTCTGTTTTCCCCCGTCAGTGCGTTTTCTTCGGGTCAACAAATGATGTGACTTTTTTGAAGGACCGCACGGGGAACCGGCGCTTTTGGCCCGTTGTTGTGGCAGCGCAAGAAAGATCAAAAAGTATCTGGCGGGACCTTAATCAATATGAGATAGATCAAATTTGGGCTGAAGCCGTTGACTGCTGGCATGAAAAAGAGCCTCTTTATCTAACAGGCGAATTAGAGGAGGCCGCCAAAGAAGCCCAAGAGCTACACACCGAAGACAGCGCAAAAGCCGGCTTGATTGAAGAGTATTTAAACACACTTCTGCCAGAGGATTGGGACAAAAAGGATATTAGCGAAAGACGCAACTTCCTGCAGGGGTATGACTTTGAAGGAGAAAAGCAAGGGTCCGTTAAGCGCACAAGGGTTTGTGCCATGGAGGTATGGGTCGAGTTATTTGGCGGCGACCCTAAACAAATGACCCCTATCCAAGCCCGTGAAATAAACGATATTTTGAGAAGGCTTCCCGGCTGGGCTCCGTACACAGAGAGCCGCGGACGAATGAAGTTTGGGCGCTTATATGGTGTTCAAAGAGCTTTTGTAAGAGTTAATTAA
- a CDS encoding DNA polymerase, whose amino-acid sequence MKTLSIDIETFSSVDLLKCGVYAYTEASDFEILLFAYAFDEEPIKVIDLAQGEALPHEVLVALTSSKVIKTAYNANFERTCIAKHFNTMLPPTQWRCTAVHATTLGLPGNLDGVAKALKLSEQKDKEGKALIRYFSVPCKPTKANGQRVRNLPEHAPDKWEKFKTYCGQDVEVERSIKNRISKFEPLKAEQELWALDQDINDRGVRIDADLVKHAIACDEQYQAGLMVEAKELTGLPNPNSTAQLKKWLEDKGLSVSSLAKDKIEELIEKTDDASVHRVLRLRQEMAKTSVKKYLAMEKALCPDSRVRGLLQFYGASRTGRWAGRLVQVQNLPQNKIADLDTARTLLKGGHYEAIELLYGQVPFVLSQLVRTAFIPSEGNEFYVSDFSAIEARVIAWLAGEGWRLDVFNTHGKIYEASAAQMFKVPVESITKGSPLRQKGKVAELALGYQGGKGALIQMGALTMGLDEDELPGLVKAWRTANKKIVQFWYDVEAAAVKAVKERKPVKIQHGLTFLCESGILFVQLPSGRRLAYAKPKLEIDDRFGKEALTYEGKLESGKWGRLNTYGGKLVENIVQAVARDCLAVTLIRLDDAGYKTVMHVHDETVLDVPRGKNELDKVESIMGEPIPWAKGLPLTADGFITDYYKKD is encoded by the coding sequence TTGAAAACATTGTCAATTGATATAGAAACATTTTCGAGTGTTGACCTCTTAAAGTGTGGAGTTTATGCATACACAGAAGCCTCGGATTTTGAAATCCTTCTGTTTGCTTATGCTTTTGATGAAGAGCCAATAAAAGTTATTGACTTGGCCCAAGGGGAGGCGTTACCTCATGAAGTTCTAGTGGCTTTGACAAGCTCAAAGGTCATCAAAACAGCATATAACGCCAACTTTGAAAGAACTTGTATTGCGAAGCATTTTAATACTATGCTACCGCCGACGCAATGGAGGTGTACGGCGGTCCATGCTACCACCTTAGGGCTTCCCGGAAATCTTGACGGTGTGGCAAAGGCGCTAAAACTATCGGAACAGAAGGACAAGGAAGGGAAAGCCCTCATTCGTTATTTTTCGGTGCCCTGTAAGCCAACCAAAGCAAACGGACAGAGGGTCAGGAATCTCCCTGAACACGCACCAGACAAATGGGAGAAATTCAAAACCTACTGCGGCCAGGACGTTGAAGTAGAACGCTCTATTAAAAACCGCATTTCTAAGTTTGAGCCATTGAAAGCTGAACAAGAGTTATGGGCGTTAGATCAGGACATAAATGACAGGGGCGTCCGGATAGATGCCGATTTAGTAAAGCACGCAATAGCCTGCGATGAACAATACCAGGCGGGCTTAATGGTAGAGGCGAAGGAGCTGACCGGACTGCCCAACCCCAACAGTACAGCCCAATTAAAAAAATGGCTTGAAGATAAGGGGCTATCTGTTTCGAGTCTTGCAAAAGACAAAATCGAGGAGTTAATAGAAAAGACAGACGATGCGAGCGTACACAGAGTCTTGCGGCTGCGGCAGGAGATGGCGAAAACCTCAGTTAAAAAATACCTGGCGATGGAAAAAGCCCTTTGTCCGGATAGTCGTGTTCGTGGGTTGCTGCAATTCTACGGGGCCAGCCGGACCGGCAGATGGGCCGGGCGCTTGGTCCAGGTACAGAACTTACCTCAAAACAAAATCGCGGACCTGGATACAGCAAGGACGCTTTTGAAGGGTGGTCACTATGAAGCAATAGAGCTGCTTTATGGGCAGGTGCCTTTTGTGCTTTCTCAGCTAGTCAGAACAGCTTTCATCCCGTCAGAAGGTAATGAGTTTTATGTGTCTGACTTCTCCGCCATTGAAGCCCGTGTCATTGCCTGGCTTGCCGGGGAAGGATGGCGCCTGGATGTATTCAACACTCACGGGAAGATTTACGAAGCCTCGGCAGCGCAAATGTTCAAAGTGCCGGTTGAGTCAATCACAAAGGGCAGTCCGTTAAGGCAAAAAGGTAAAGTGGCAGAATTGGCGCTAGGGTACCAGGGCGGAAAGGGCGCGCTTATACAAATGGGCGCCTTAACCATGGGTCTGGATGAAGATGAACTGCCGGGGCTTGTGAAAGCATGGCGGACGGCAAATAAGAAAATAGTGCAGTTTTGGTATGACGTCGAAGCCGCCGCGGTCAAGGCTGTCAAAGAGAGAAAGCCGGTTAAGATTCAGCACGGTCTAACATTTTTATGCGAGTCAGGCATCCTGTTTGTACAACTGCCGTCCGGTAGGCGCCTGGCCTATGCGAAGCCAAAACTTGAAATAGACGATCGTTTTGGGAAAGAAGCCCTCACATATGAAGGGAAGCTTGAGTCCGGTAAATGGGGCCGCCTGAACACTTACGGAGGCAAACTTGTCGAGAACATCGTTCAGGCAGTTGCCCGGGATTGCCTGGCTGTCACCCTTATACGTTTGGACGATGCCGGTTATAAAACGGTCATGCACGTTCATGACGAAACTGTCCTGGACGTTCCGCGCGGAAAAAATGAGCTTGATAAAGTGGAATCCATTATGGGGGAGCCTATCCCCTGGGCAAAGGGCCTGCCTTTGACTGCGGACGGCTTTATCACGGATTACTATAAAAAAGATTAA
- a CDS encoding DUF2815 family protein, which produces MAVNNTNTNTKVVTGKVRFSYLHAFQPHAIEEGQEPKYSTAILIPKTDKDTLRKIKAAVEAAKEAGKSKWGGKIPANLKTPLRDGDEERPDQEEYAGCYFLNASSKTKPGIVDRNLNHIIDSEELYSGCYGRVSINFYAFNTAGNKGIACGLNNIQKLEDGDYLGGRSRAEDDFDALDDFENDGDDFLG; this is translated from the coding sequence ATGGCAGTTAACAACACTAACACAAACACAAAGGTAGTAACAGGAAAGGTACGTTTCTCATATCTTCATGCCTTCCAACCGCACGCGATCGAGGAAGGACAGGAACCAAAGTACAGCACCGCAATCCTTATCCCAAAAACTGATAAAGATACACTGCGTAAAATCAAGGCGGCGGTTGAAGCTGCAAAAGAAGCTGGAAAAAGCAAATGGGGCGGAAAGATTCCGGCCAACCTCAAAACACCTTTACGCGATGGGGACGAAGAAAGACCGGACCAAGAGGAATACGCCGGATGCTATTTCTTGAACGCCTCAAGCAAAACTAAGCCCGGCATTGTAGACAGAAACTTGAATCACATTATTGACTCAGAAGAGCTTTACAGCGGTTGCTATGGGCGGGTGTCAATCAATTTCTACGCATTTAACACAGCCGGAAATAAAGGTATTGCGTGCGGCCTGAATAACATTCAAAAACTTGAGGACGGGGATTACCTCGGCGGCCGTTCACGGGCTGAAGACGATTTCGACGCCCTGGATGATTTCGAAAACGATGGCGACGATTTCTTAGGCTAA
- a CDS encoding DUF2800 domain-containing protein, translating to MTQGHAERAHAKLSASGSKRWLTCTPSARLEDQFEETTSEFAEEGTLAHEVSEVLLQYHTGAISKAARTRRLNKLKKHELYSDSMIEYVSTYSDLVIEKFNALEAEKGDAMILLEQRLDFSEWVPEGFGTGDALIIADEVMEVIDLKYGKGVPVDAEKNTQMMLYALGALNQFGALYDIECVRMTIVQPRLDSVSTYELSVSELLSWANDFVKPRAEMAWQGEGEFEAGDHCRFCRAKANCSARAKKNLELARFDFQKPELLSKEDLGKILYEAEELKRWVKDIQEYTLAQAEHHGEKIPGWKLVEGRSNRKYADVDAVKNTLLAEGYEPEQVLSKPEVLGVSALEKSIGKKAFNELLKDLVIKPVGKPTLVPESDKRPELNSTESAIADFE from the coding sequence ATGACCCAAGGGCACGCGGAAAGAGCGCACGCCAAGTTATCGGCGTCAGGCTCAAAACGCTGGTTAACCTGCACGCCAAGCGCCCGTTTAGAAGATCAGTTTGAAGAAACGACAAGCGAGTTTGCAGAAGAAGGGACCTTGGCACACGAAGTGTCAGAGGTGCTGCTTCAATACCATACGGGTGCGATCAGTAAAGCTGCACGAACGCGGCGCCTGAACAAATTGAAAAAGCATGAGCTGTATTCAGATTCAATGATTGAATATGTGTCCACTTACTCAGATCTGGTTATTGAGAAATTCAACGCGCTTGAAGCTGAAAAGGGCGATGCGATGATCTTACTTGAACAACGTTTAGATTTCAGTGAATGGGTCCCGGAAGGGTTTGGCACTGGCGATGCGCTGATCATCGCTGATGAAGTGATGGAAGTGATAGACCTGAAATACGGGAAAGGCGTTCCCGTCGATGCTGAAAAAAACACTCAGATGATGCTTTATGCATTAGGGGCATTGAATCAATTTGGGGCCCTTTATGACATCGAATGCGTTCGTATGACGATCGTGCAGCCCCGCCTGGATAGCGTGTCTACATATGAGCTGTCAGTATCAGAGCTTTTGTCATGGGCAAATGATTTTGTCAAGCCAAGGGCGGAAATGGCTTGGCAGGGAGAGGGCGAATTTGAAGCAGGCGATCACTGCCGATTCTGCAGAGCAAAAGCAAACTGCTCTGCAAGGGCGAAAAAAAACTTGGAGCTGGCTCGATTCGATTTCCAGAAGCCTGAACTTCTGTCTAAGGAGGACCTTGGGAAAATCCTCTATGAAGCAGAAGAGCTGAAACGCTGGGTCAAAGATATTCAAGAGTACACCTTGGCGCAGGCTGAACACCACGGGGAAAAGATACCTGGCTGGAAACTGGTTGAGGGAAGAAGCAACCGCAAATATGCGGATGTAGACGCAGTGAAAAATACTCTTCTGGCTGAAGGTTATGAGCCGGAGCAAGTCTTGTCAAAACCGGAGGTTCTAGGAGTCTCAGCCCTGGAAAAAAGCATAGGGAAAAAAGCATTTAATGAGCTACTGAAAGACCTGGTTATAAAGCCAGTTGGAAAACCGACTCTTGTCCCTGAATCGGACAAACGGCCGGAGTTAAATTCTACTGAATCGGCAATCGCTGACTTCGAATAA
- a CDS encoding YqaH family protein, with translation MNLNHFLKSDRENAERLLRSTQNLISELLPAAIEDQDFDGCVEIAASIISNCKDLKRMEHPEQMVKIHEIVSGLKRKGIGASTVRRSYQ, from the coding sequence ATGAACTTAAATCATTTTCTTAAATCTGATCGCGAAAATGCGGAAAGGTTACTCAGGTCAACTCAAAACCTTATTTCCGAATTACTTCCCGCCGCCATTGAGGACCAGGACTTTGATGGGTGTGTTGAAATCGCGGCATCAATCATTTCAAATTGCAAGGACCTTAAACGAATGGAGCACCCGGAACAGATGGTTAAGATTCATGAAATAGTATCTGGGCTCAAGCGTAAGGGGATAGGCGCTTCGACTGTGAGGCGATCGTATCAATGA
- a CDS encoding group-specific protein: MLSVQVDESLLEQRFTEELKKRLDIIESRHTFWDMKELCRQTNMSLNFIKDTFFYDERFPKYRVGKKWLFPAKECGEFLLKWLSEQPRN, encoded by the coding sequence GTGTTGTCGGTTCAAGTTGACGAGTCCCTACTGGAACAACGCTTTACTGAAGAATTGAAAAAGCGATTAGACATAATTGAGAGCCGGCACACTTTTTGGGACATGAAGGAGCTCTGCAGGCAAACAAATATGAGTTTGAACTTTATAAAAGATACCTTCTTTTATGACGAGAGGTTCCCAAAATATCGCGTCGGTAAGAAATGGCTTTTTCCCGCAAAAGAGTGCGGGGAGTTCTTACTGAAATGGCTCTCAGAGCAGCCAAGAAATTAG